One Methanolobus sp. WCC4 DNA segment encodes these proteins:
- a CDS encoding FAD-dependent oxidoreductase — MIDHDIIVIGGGLAGLRAAIEAYKLGADVAVISKVYPVRSHSGAAQGGINASLGSDDSWESHAFDTVKGSDYLADQDTVEVLCKEAPERVIEMENWGCNFSRQKDGTIAQRPFGGAGFPRTCFAGDRTGHNLLHTLYEQVLRAGIKVYHEWLVIKLDVDNGRCTGLIAMNLADSEIEAFRAKATILATGGYGRIYQRSTNAIINRGFGISLAYNAGVPLEDMEFVQFHPTTLWGTNILITEGARGEGGYLYNKDHERFMERYAKEAMELAPRDIVARAIQKEIDEGRGFPEGYVHLDLTHLGKQKINERLPGIRQISIDFAGIDPVKEPIPVQPGQHYSMGGVTSDKDGRTPMQGLYAVGECACISVHGANRLGGNSLLDTVVFGRRAGINAAEDVRSRLWPDEDGLLEACRQEEIRISGMIGGEGENFASIRDELQLIMQEHVGVFRNKKGLEHALDRIRKLKKRASGLRVQSKATVFNFELMNALELQGMLELGHVIVLGALAREESRGAHYRTDHLERDDENWLKHTLAYKGDEPLLEYKEVNIGRFTPQRREY; from the coding sequence ATGATAGACCATGATATTATCGTGATAGGTGGAGGACTTGCCGGGCTCAGGGCAGCGATCGAGGCTTACAAACTGGGAGCTGATGTTGCTGTGATCTCTAAGGTATATCCGGTTCGAAGTCATTCCGGTGCCGCACAGGGCGGTATCAACGCATCACTGGGTTCAGATGATAGCTGGGAATCACATGCCTTTGATACGGTGAAAGGTAGCGACTATCTTGCAGATCAGGATACTGTGGAAGTGCTTTGTAAAGAAGCTCCTGAAAGGGTGATCGAGATGGAGAACTGGGGATGCAATTTCTCACGACAGAAGGATGGTACAATAGCCCAGCGACCATTCGGAGGAGCAGGATTCCCGAGGACATGTTTTGCAGGTGACAGGACAGGTCACAATCTCCTGCATACCCTGTATGAGCAGGTTCTCAGGGCCGGGATCAAGGTGTACCACGAATGGCTTGTAATAAAACTAGATGTGGATAATGGAAGATGCACCGGTCTTATTGCCATGAACCTTGCTGATTCGGAGATCGAGGCCTTCAGGGCAAAAGCCACCATTCTTGCAACCGGTGGTTATGGCAGGATATACCAGAGGTCCACGAATGCTATCATAAACAGAGGCTTCGGTATAAGTCTTGCATACAATGCAGGGGTTCCGCTGGAAGATATGGAATTCGTCCAGTTCCATCCGACAACCCTGTGGGGAACCAACATACTCATCACAGAAGGTGCCCGCGGAGAAGGAGGCTACCTTTACAACAAGGACCATGAGCGCTTCATGGAGAGATACGCAAAGGAGGCTATGGAACTGGCTCCCAGGGACATCGTTGCCAGGGCCATACAGAAAGAGATAGATGAAGGCAGGGGCTTCCCAGAAGGATATGTACATCTTGACCTGACCCATCTTGGAAAACAGAAGATAAACGAACGTCTTCCGGGTATCAGGCAGATCTCAATTGATTTTGCAGGTATCGACCCTGTGAAGGAACCAATACCTGTTCAGCCGGGACAGCATTATTCCATGGGTGGTGTGACATCCGATAAGGATGGAAGGACGCCGATGCAGGGTCTTTATGCTGTGGGTGAATGTGCCTGTATCAGTGTTCATGGCGCTAACCGGCTGGGTGGTAATTCTCTTCTGGATACGGTCGTTTTCGGCCGAAGGGCTGGTATTAATGCTGCCGAAGACGTTCGCTCAAGATTATGGCCCGATGAGGATGGCCTGCTTGAGGCGTGCCGGCAGGAGGAGATCAGGATAAGCGGGATGATCGGTGGTGAAGGTGAGAACTTTGCTTCCATAAGGGATGAATTACAGTTGATAATGCAGGAACATGTCGGCGTGTTCAGGAACAAGAAGGGTCTGGAACATGCTCTTGACAGGATAAGGAAACTTAAGAAAAGGGCATCCGGGCTGAGGGTTCAGAGCAAGGCCACCGTCTTTAACTTTGAACTTATGAACGCCCTGGAACTGCAGGGAATGCTTGAACTGGGACATGTGATCGTACTCGGGGCACTTGCAAGGGAGGAAAGCAGAGGTGC